One genomic region from Curtobacterium sp. 9128 encodes:
- a CDS encoding ABC transporter ATP-binding protein: MNVLGVDGLSVAIGGATVVHDVTLHVDPGECIALVGASGSGKTVTVRALLGLSAPGSAVRADRLEVAGFDTRAFSERRWRAVRGSQVGYVGQEALGALDPLRPVGREVGDALRLHTEMSARERVDAVRSALDAVGLDPAIAADGRLAGTLSGGMRQRALIAAATIGSPVLVVADEPTTALDAGVAVRVMEQLRTAQQQGAGLLVVTHDLGLVAGWADRVVVMDGGRIVEQGPVTQVLRSPTHPVTRALVAASAAGRTASPRPVVGAAAAVLETTDLRKSYDRVDAVTGVSFRLRRGRTLGVVGASGSGKTTLVRMLLGLEAPDTGTVTLDGDPWSPLPERDRRARRRRVSAVVQDPGATFDERWSVERVLADAMSGGDARRATGSLDARVDEALRQVDLDPAIRGRSPLTLSGGQRQRLAIARALATGPDVLVLDEPVTALDATVQDAVMGLLERLRDETGVAMVFVSHDLRAVRRIADDVLVMHDGAAVEHGPAAELFARPTHAVTAGLVRAAERLSAGPRSAAA, from the coding sequence ATGAACGTGCTGGGTGTCGACGGGCTGTCCGTCGCGATCGGCGGCGCAACGGTCGTCCACGACGTCACGCTGCACGTGGACCCCGGCGAGTGCATCGCGCTGGTCGGCGCGTCCGGCTCCGGCAAGACCGTCACCGTCCGGGCCCTGCTCGGCCTGTCGGCGCCCGGCTCCGCCGTCCGCGCGGACCGACTCGAGGTCGCCGGGTTCGACACCCGCGCGTTCTCGGAACGACGGTGGCGAGCGGTCCGTGGGTCACAGGTCGGCTACGTCGGCCAGGAGGCACTCGGTGCGTTGGACCCGCTGCGTCCCGTCGGGCGCGAGGTCGGCGACGCCCTGCGGCTGCACACGGAGATGAGCGCTCGCGAGCGGGTGGACGCCGTGCGCTCCGCGCTCGACGCGGTCGGGCTCGACCCGGCGATCGCGGCGGACGGCCGGCTCGCGGGGACCCTGTCCGGCGGGATGCGGCAGCGCGCGCTCATCGCCGCCGCGACCATCGGCTCACCGGTGCTCGTCGTGGCGGACGAACCGACCACGGCGCTCGACGCGGGTGTTGCCGTCCGCGTGATGGAACAGCTCCGGACAGCGCAACAGCAGGGCGCGGGGCTGCTCGTCGTGACGCACGACCTGGGGCTCGTCGCCGGGTGGGCCGACCGCGTCGTGGTGATGGACGGCGGGCGGATCGTCGAGCAGGGGCCGGTGACGCAGGTGCTCCGATCCCCCACCCACCCGGTCACCCGGGCGCTCGTCGCCGCTTCGGCCGCCGGGCGGACCGCGTCGCCGCGGCCGGTCGTCGGCGCTGCTGCCGCCGTGCTCGAGACGACGGACCTCCGGAAGTCGTACGACCGGGTGGACGCCGTCACGGGGGTGTCGTTCCGACTGCGGCGTGGGCGGACACTCGGTGTCGTCGGGGCGTCCGGGTCCGGCAAGACGACGCTCGTGCGCATGCTGCTCGGGCTCGAGGCGCCGGACACCGGCACGGTGACGCTCGACGGGGACCCCTGGTCTCCGCTCCCCGAGCGGGACCGACGGGCACGCCGCCGCCGGGTGTCCGCCGTCGTGCAGGACCCCGGCGCGACCTTCGACGAGCGGTGGAGCGTCGAGCGGGTGCTGGCGGACGCGATGTCCGGCGGCGACGCACGACGGGCGACCGGGTCGCTCGACGCTCGCGTCGACGAGGCCCTGCGGCAGGTCGACCTCGACCCCGCGATCCGCGGCCGGTCGCCGCTGACGCTGTCCGGCGGGCAACGGCAGCGGCTGGCGATCGCCCGTGCGCTGGCGACGGGGCCGGACGTGCTCGTGCTCGACGAACCCGTCACGGCGCTCGACGCCACGGTGCAGGACGCCGTGATGGGCCTCCTGGAACGGCTCCGCGACGAGACCGGTGTCGCGATGGTGTTCGTGTCGCACGACCTCCGTGCGGTCCGGCGTATCGCGGACGACGTCCTGGTGATGCACGACGGTGCCGCGGTGGAACACGGCCCGGCCGCCGAGCTGTTCGCACGCCCGACGCACGCCGTGACCGCGGGGCTCGTCCGCGCCGCCGAGCGGCTGTCGGCCGGCCCGAGGTCCGCCGCCGCGTAG
- a CDS encoding ABC transporter permease, with the protein MSGIAEPSLQAGAQPGDGARRSERVRGGTLGPAGILAAAVVALAVVAAVWPALLGGGDPLAVHPAQALQAPSWSSPFGTDESGRDVLARVVAGTRASLVVGVVATLVGGGLGVVLGVAAGLGGRAVDAVIGRITEVAFALPLLLVALVVIAVTGPGPVPAMLAVGFATAPGYARIVRGLVRSARSSQVVETAVLLGRSPARIVVRHVLPAALWPVVAVGTLGIGQAIVWASALSYLGVGTPPPAPEWGAMLADGRTYLQTAPWMSTFPGLAIVVLATAVTVLGRAIRRTGVVR; encoded by the coding sequence ATGAGCGGGATCGCCGAACCGAGCCTCCAGGCCGGCGCGCAACCGGGAGACGGGGCCCGACGGTCCGAGCGAGTCCGTGGGGGGACGCTCGGGCCGGCAGGGATCCTGGCGGCGGCCGTGGTGGCGCTCGCCGTCGTCGCTGCGGTGTGGCCGGCGCTGCTCGGAGGCGGTGACCCGCTCGCCGTGCACCCCGCGCAGGCGCTGCAAGCCCCGAGTTGGTCGAGTCCGTTCGGCACCGACGAGTCCGGGCGGGACGTCCTGGCGCGGGTCGTCGCCGGCACGAGGGCGAGCCTCGTGGTCGGGGTCGTCGCCACGCTGGTCGGCGGTGGCCTCGGGGTGGTGCTCGGCGTCGCGGCCGGCCTCGGCGGCCGGGCCGTCGACGCCGTCATCGGGCGGATCACCGAGGTCGCGTTCGCGCTCCCGCTGCTCCTCGTCGCACTGGTCGTCATCGCCGTGACCGGCCCCGGCCCGGTGCCCGCGATGCTCGCCGTCGGGTTCGCCACGGCACCCGGGTACGCGCGCATCGTCCGTGGCCTGGTCCGATCGGCTCGGTCCTCCCAGGTCGTCGAGACCGCCGTGCTGCTCGGGCGTTCCCCCGCGCGCATCGTCGTGCGGCACGTGCTGCCGGCGGCACTCTGGCCGGTCGTCGCGGTCGGGACGCTCGGCATCGGGCAGGCGATCGTGTGGGCTTCGGCACTCAGCTACCTCGGCGTCGGCACGCCACCGCCCGCTCCGGAGTGGGGCGCGATGCTCGCCGACGGCCGGACCTACCTGCAGACAGCGCCCTGGATGAGCACCTTCCCCGGCCTCGCGATCGTCGTGCTCGCGACCGCGGTGACGGTGCTCGGCCGGGCCATCCGACGAACGGGAGTGGTGCGATGA
- a CDS encoding ABC transporter permease: protein MRRAGLTRPGGGSAPAQWSRWVLRRALGGIGVLWAVATIVFVAIRLIPGDPALAILGGPGSQASAAAVDQVRHDYGFDRPVVVQYAVFLGRLATGQLGDSYAFRTPVATLLGQQLPVTLTLAVAGLVVAWALAIVAAWWSTQRGRFAAGLTSALSVTASVTPHFWLGSVLIVVFASSLGWFPAVSDGTARGWVLPVVTVAVPVAGYLAETIRDGVVDAQRSAFALAARGRGETRAGVFGRHLLRHAALPGIALSAWAFGSLVSGAVVVESVFALPGIGRALVTAVTQRDMPLVVGIAMVSALAYVVVLAVADVLERIVDPRGRQSGPPRVRKHPEAGAR from the coding sequence ATGCGTCGCGCAGGCCTGACCCGGCCCGGCGGCGGCTCGGCACCGGCGCAGTGGTCGCGCTGGGTGCTCCGCCGTGCGCTGGGCGGCATCGGCGTGCTCTGGGCGGTCGCGACGATCGTCTTCGTCGCGATCCGGCTCATCCCGGGCGACCCCGCACTCGCGATCCTCGGTGGCCCCGGGTCGCAGGCATCGGCCGCCGCGGTCGACCAGGTCCGCCACGACTACGGCTTCGACCGCCCCGTCGTCGTCCAGTACGCGGTGTTCCTCGGACGCCTGGCGACCGGGCAGCTCGGCGACTCGTACGCGTTCCGCACGCCGGTGGCCACGCTGCTCGGACAGCAGCTCCCCGTGACGCTCACCCTGGCGGTCGCCGGGCTCGTCGTCGCATGGGCGCTCGCGATCGTCGCCGCGTGGTGGTCGACCCAGCGCGGCCGGTTCGCCGCGGGGCTGACCTCGGCCCTGAGCGTCACCGCCAGCGTGACCCCGCACTTCTGGCTCGGCAGCGTGCTCATCGTCGTCTTCGCCAGCAGCCTCGGGTGGTTCCCGGCGGTGAGCGACGGCACCGCGCGCGGGTGGGTCCTGCCCGTCGTCACGGTGGCCGTCCCCGTCGCCGGGTACCTCGCCGAGACCATCCGCGACGGGGTCGTCGACGCCCAGCGGTCGGCCTTCGCGCTCGCCGCACGCGGGCGCGGCGAGACCCGCGCGGGTGTGTTCGGTCGGCACCTGCTCCGGCACGCCGCACTCCCGGGGATCGCCCTGTCCGCCTGGGCGTTCGGGTCGCTCGTGTCCGGGGCAGTCGTCGTCGAGTCGGTGTTCGCGCTGCCCGGCATCGGGCGAGCCCTGGTCACCGCGGTCACCCAGCGCGACATGCCCCTCGTCGTCGGCATCGCGATGGTGTCGGCGCTCGCGTACGTCGTCGTGCTCGCCGTCGCCGATGTCCTCGAGCGCATCGTCGATCCCCGCGGCCGACAGTCGGGGCCGCCGCGCGTGCGGAAGCACCCCGAGGCGGGGGCGCGATGA
- a CDS encoding ABC transporter substrate-binding protein, whose amino-acid sequence MILDPVQKTRRIGALAGAVAVLLALTACTGSGTSSADATPENGGTLTYASGDAEPTCLDPHVGGNYPQALLASQYIEELVGLDDGKPTPALATKWTTSDDGKTLTFTLRQGVSFTDGTPFDAAAVVRNIEHVQDPTTASSTGYLALQSIQKATATDDHTVTLSLSRPDSALLESFSQAWVGMESPKALDRSQKENCESPVGTGPFEITDWKHGDRVTLVQNKDYWGKTKPRLDGISWRFIPDSTSRYAALQSGQVDVIDNAQPDQLKAASSKGTIRDLDAPRPGASNRLELNSGHGVFQDEAVRKAFIAGAEIDPGIQSLFLGTAKRSYSVLSSVEPFAYSDKSLFRYQPATAKRLLDDAGWKVGSDGIREKDGKQLTVTFPVSTNQSVPAERSLFQQIQASEAKVGIKVQLQELDLSSWYAALAKNQYDVVSAPYTKVGPDVLRILYDSASITPAPSGYFANLAQLDEPELDSLLQRAAETSDQSTRADLYEQAQKRILESRTVLPLYDQQNHFLYRSSVHGIRTTPVSTPWFGSAWIAD is encoded by the coding sequence ATGATCTTGGACCCAGTACAGAAAACCCGAAGGATCGGTGCCCTCGCCGGTGCCGTCGCCGTCCTCCTCGCGCTGACCGCCTGCACGGGGTCCGGCACGAGCTCCGCCGACGCCACGCCGGAGAACGGCGGCACGCTGACCTACGCTTCCGGCGACGCCGAACCCACCTGCCTCGACCCGCACGTCGGCGGCAACTACCCGCAGGCGCTGCTGGCGAGCCAGTACATCGAGGAGCTCGTCGGGCTCGACGACGGCAAGCCCACGCCGGCCCTCGCGACGAAGTGGACCACGAGCGACGACGGCAAGACACTGACGTTCACGCTGCGTCAGGGCGTGTCGTTCACCGACGGCACCCCGTTCGACGCGGCCGCCGTGGTGCGGAACATCGAGCACGTGCAGGACCCGACGACGGCGTCGAGCACGGGCTACCTCGCGCTGCAGTCCATCCAGAAGGCAACGGCAACCGACGACCACACCGTGACGCTGTCGCTCAGCCGTCCGGACAGCGCACTGCTCGAGTCGTTCTCGCAGGCGTGGGTCGGCATGGAGTCCCCGAAGGCACTCGACCGCTCCCAGAAGGAGAACTGCGAGTCCCCCGTCGGCACCGGCCCGTTCGAGATCACGGACTGGAAGCACGGCGACCGCGTGACGCTTGTCCAGAACAAGGACTACTGGGGGAAGACGAAGCCGCGCCTCGACGGCATCTCCTGGCGCTTCATCCCGGACTCCACCTCGCGCTACGCGGCGCTGCAGTCCGGCCAGGTCGACGTCATCGACAACGCGCAGCCCGACCAGCTCAAGGCCGCGTCCTCGAAGGGCACCATCCGCGACCTCGACGCGCCCCGACCCGGCGCCTCGAACCGACTCGAGCTGAACTCCGGCCACGGCGTCTTCCAGGACGAAGCCGTGCGCAAGGCGTTCATCGCCGGTGCCGAGATCGACCCGGGCATCCAGAGCCTGTTCCTCGGCACCGCGAAGCGCTCGTACTCGGTGCTGTCGAGCGTCGAACCGTTCGCCTACTCCGACAAGAGCCTGTTCCGGTACCAGCCGGCGACGGCGAAGCGGCTCCTCGACGACGCCGGCTGGAAGGTCGGCTCGGACGGCATCCGCGAGAAGGACGGCAAGCAGCTGACCGTGACGTTCCCGGTGTCGACGAACCAGTCGGTCCCGGCCGAGCGCAGCCTGTTCCAGCAGATCCAGGCATCCGAAGCGAAGGTCGGCATCAAGGTGCAGCTGCAGGAACTCGACCTGTCGAGCTGGTACGCGGCCCTCGCGAAGAACCAGTACGACGTGGTCAGCGCCCCGTACACGAAGGTCGGGCCGGACGTCCTGCGGATCCTCTACGACTCCGCGAGCATCACGCCCGCTCCGTCGGGCTACTTCGCGAACCTCGCGCAGCTCGACGAGCCGGAGCTCGACTCGCTGCTCCAGCGGGCAGCCGAGACCTCGGACCAGAGCACCCGCGCGGACCTGTACGAGCAGGCCCAGAAGCGCATCCTCGAGAGCCGGACGGTGCTGCCCCTCTACGACCAGCAGAACCACTTCCTGTACCGCTCGAGCGTGCACGGCATCCGCACCACCCCGGTGTCGACCCCGTGGTTCGGCTCGGCCTGGATCGCGGACTGA
- a CDS encoding TetR family transcriptional regulator has product MDEPIRRGGRPRRSSAEVLADAAAELFLEQGYGRTTVDQIAARAGVSRATFFNYFPAKSDVMWLELDAAVGALPALLAASDDPSAVRAVESALLAAARAHDPERVPWAIAQAEVMGIGPELVGSVAARVMAQHGAVAAFVARRTGEYAGSLWPQTVAGAMLGAAAAAFGVWVADGVARRPLVEYVGAALTPVAAGLDAR; this is encoded by the coding sequence ATGGACGAACCGATCCGCCGTGGGGGACGGCCGCGACGATCGAGCGCCGAGGTGCTCGCGGACGCAGCCGCCGAGCTGTTCCTGGAGCAGGGCTACGGCCGGACCACGGTCGACCAGATCGCCGCACGCGCCGGCGTGAGCCGCGCGACGTTCTTCAACTACTTCCCGGCGAAGTCCGACGTGATGTGGCTCGAGCTCGACGCCGCGGTCGGAGCGCTGCCCGCGTTGCTGGCGGCGTCGGACGACCCGTCCGCGGTGCGAGCGGTGGAGAGCGCGTTGCTCGCCGCCGCCCGGGCGCACGACCCCGAGCGGGTCCCGTGGGCGATCGCGCAGGCCGAGGTGATGGGGATCGGGCCGGAGCTCGTGGGCAGCGTCGCGGCCCGGGTGATGGCGCAGCACGGGGCCGTCGCGGCGTTCGTCGCCCGGCGGACGGGGGAGTACGCGGGGTCGCTCTGGCCCCAGACCGTCGCCGGCGCGATGCTCGGCGCCGCTGCCGCTGCCTTCGGGGTGTGGGTCGCGGACGGGGTGGCTCGGCGTCCCCTCGTGGAGTACGTCGGCGCGGCGCTGACGCCGGTTGCCGCTGGCCTCGACGCGCGCTGA
- a CDS encoding cation diffusion facilitator family transporter, with protein MPSSDQQQDRPESLLTVVIAFGANLLVAIAKSIAALLSGSASMVAEAAHSWADTGNEIFLLIAERRGAKKRDVAHPLGYGRETYIWSMFAAFGLFTAGAIVSIYHGISELGETGPAEDVTLNYIVLALSFCLEGTSFLQAYRQAHGAATKRQVPVLRHVLQSSNPTLRAVFAEDAAALVGLVIAFLGVFLHQVTGLAVFDAIGSIAVGILLGVVAIVLIDRNRRFLLGESTSPELENAVLVELLSREQIERVTYLHLEFVGPSRVYLVAAIDLTGNEDESHVAVRLRDVEKSLEDSQYIEEAVLTLSLPGDESLVPTDAEVPDVVRDGTAEDVASGGAGTLRTD; from the coding sequence ATGCCCTCGTCTGATCAGCAGCAGGATCGTCCCGAATCCCTGCTCACCGTCGTCATCGCGTTCGGCGCGAACCTGCTCGTCGCCATCGCCAAGTCGATCGCCGCACTCCTGTCCGGGTCCGCGTCGATGGTGGCCGAGGCGGCGCACTCGTGGGCCGACACCGGGAACGAGATCTTCCTGCTCATCGCCGAGCGGCGGGGCGCGAAGAAGCGTGACGTGGCGCACCCGCTCGGCTACGGCCGCGAGACCTACATCTGGTCGATGTTCGCCGCGTTCGGGCTGTTCACCGCGGGCGCGATCGTGTCGATCTACCACGGCATCTCCGAGCTGGGCGAGACCGGGCCGGCCGAGGACGTCACCCTGAACTACATCGTGCTCGCGCTGTCGTTCTGCCTCGAGGGCACGAGCTTCCTGCAGGCGTACCGGCAGGCGCACGGTGCCGCGACGAAGCGTCAGGTGCCGGTACTGCGGCACGTGCTGCAGTCCTCGAACCCGACGCTCCGCGCGGTGTTCGCCGAGGACGCGGCCGCCCTCGTCGGCCTCGTCATCGCCTTCCTCGGGGTGTTCCTGCACCAGGTCACCGGGTTGGCGGTCTTCGACGCGATCGGCTCGATCGCGGTCGGCATCCTGCTCGGCGTCGTCGCGATCGTCCTCATCGACCGCAACCGCCGGTTCCTGCTCGGGGAGAGCACCTCGCCGGAGCTGGAGAACGCGGTGCTGGTCGAGCTGCTCTCCCGCGAGCAGATCGAACGCGTGACGTACCTGCACCTGGAGTTCGTCGGGCCGTCGCGGGTCTACCTCGTCGCCGCGATCGACCTGACCGGCAACGAGGACGAGTCGCACGTGGCCGTCCGGCTGCGCGACGTCGAGAAGTCACTCGAGGACAGCCAGTACATCGAGGAAGCGGTCCTCACCCTGAGCCTGCCCGGCGACGAGTCCCTGGTGCCGACCGACGCCGAGGTCCCCGACGTCGTGCGCGACGGGACCGCGGAGGACGTCGCGTCGGGCGGGGCGGGCACGCTCCGCACCGACTGA
- the ileS gene encoding isoleucine--tRNA ligase: protein MRYPLNRADTTGRADATDAAAGVTPSPSFPAVEQGILAFWKGDDTFQASIDQRDGCDEWVFYDGPPFANGLPHYGHLLTGYAKDVFPRYQTMRGKQVHRRFGWDTHGLPAELEAMRQLGITEKHEIDEMGVDVFNAAAKKSVLQYTDEWQEYVTRQARWVDFENDYKTLDVTYMESVLWAWKQLWDKGLAYEGFRVLPYCWNDQTPLSNHELRMDDDVYQMRQDQSVTVSFPLQGARASELGLDGVRALAWTTTPWTLPTNAALAVGPAVTYVVLPAGPGGSADGSDAGSVQYMLASDTVAAYAKDLGYESPEAAVAAVMRELQGSELDGVRYERLFDDLADTEGMEHAWQVLVADYVETGEGTGIVHQAPAYGADDQVVCAAAGIPVVLSLDEGGVFTSQFPLVAGHLWSDANKPLTKAVRDAGRLLRQASYEHSYPHCWRCRKPLIYKAVSSWFVRVTEFRDRMGELNQDITWVPENIKDGQFGKWVGNAIDWSVSRNRYFGTPIPVWVSDDPAYPRQDVYGSLEEIERDFGRLPLNGDGEVDLHRPFIDDLTRPNPDDPTGASTMRRITDVFDVWFDSGSMPYAQVHYPFENREWFDTHNPADFIVEYIGQTRGWFYVMHALSTALFDRPAFRNVVSHGIVLGSDGQKMSKSLRNYPDVSEVFDRDGADAMRWFLMSSSVIRGGNLVVTEEGIRQGVREFLLPFWSTYYFFTLYANASGDDGAATSEGYGASRSTTSTDVLDRYLLAKTRVLVEDVTKHLDALDTPLAAQAIRDFADVLTNWYVRRSRDKFWLGAGSSESAKAAFDTLYTVLETLARVAAPLAPLVTEEVWKGLTGGRSVHLEDFPDASEFPADDALVAAMDRVRDVASKGLALRKATGKRVRLPLATLTLVVPDTAAVEPFVDILRDELNVKRVVLEPQAEESLAQYGIERKLTVNARAAGPRIGKQVQQVIPAAKKGDWVATESGVTVGGIDLVEGEYTLDLTVADEATVVAFLDEGGFVVLDTVTTPELEAEGLARDVVRAVQQARREADLDVSDRIVLTLRADETAEAAVQAHQELIANETLTTTLQLVAAVFAEDDPATEVGDGAKVTVEVERA from the coding sequence GTGCGCTACCCCCTCAATCGTGCTGACACGACCGGCCGTGCTGACGCGACCGACGCCGCTGCCGGCGTCACCCCGTCCCCGAGCTTCCCCGCCGTCGAGCAGGGCATCCTCGCCTTCTGGAAGGGCGACGACACCTTCCAGGCCTCGATCGACCAGCGAGACGGCTGCGACGAGTGGGTCTTCTACGACGGCCCGCCGTTCGCCAACGGCCTGCCGCACTACGGCCACCTGCTGACCGGGTACGCCAAGGACGTCTTCCCGCGCTACCAGACGATGCGCGGCAAGCAGGTGCACCGCCGCTTCGGCTGGGACACCCACGGGCTCCCCGCCGAGCTCGAGGCGATGCGCCAGCTCGGCATCACCGAGAAGCACGAGATCGACGAGATGGGCGTCGACGTCTTCAACGCCGCCGCGAAGAAGTCCGTGCTGCAGTACACCGACGAGTGGCAGGAGTACGTCACCCGTCAGGCGCGCTGGGTCGACTTCGAGAACGACTACAAGACGCTCGACGTCACGTACATGGAGAGCGTCCTCTGGGCGTGGAAGCAGCTCTGGGACAAGGGGCTGGCGTACGAGGGCTTCCGGGTCCTGCCGTACTGCTGGAACGACCAGACGCCGCTGTCGAACCACGAGCTGCGCATGGACGACGACGTCTACCAGATGCGCCAGGACCAGTCGGTCACGGTGTCGTTCCCGTTGCAGGGCGCCCGCGCCTCCGAACTCGGACTCGACGGCGTCCGTGCCCTCGCCTGGACGACGACCCCGTGGACGCTGCCGACGAACGCCGCGCTGGCAGTCGGACCGGCGGTCACGTACGTGGTGCTGCCGGCAGGGCCGGGAGGCTCGGCTGACGGCAGCGACGCGGGTTCCGTCCAGTACATGCTGGCGTCGGACACCGTGGCCGCCTACGCGAAGGACCTCGGGTACGAGTCGCCGGAGGCCGCTGTCGCGGCCGTCATGCGCGAGCTGCAGGGCTCCGAGCTCGACGGCGTCCGGTACGAGCGCCTCTTCGACGACCTCGCCGACACCGAGGGCATGGAGCACGCCTGGCAGGTCCTCGTCGCCGACTACGTCGAGACCGGCGAGGGCACCGGCATCGTGCACCAGGCTCCCGCGTACGGCGCCGACGACCAGGTGGTCTGCGCCGCCGCCGGCATCCCCGTCGTGCTGTCCCTCGACGAGGGCGGCGTCTTCACGTCCCAGTTCCCGCTCGTCGCCGGCCACCTCTGGTCGGACGCGAACAAGCCGCTGACGAAGGCCGTGCGCGATGCCGGACGGCTGCTGCGCCAGGCGTCCTACGAGCACAGCTACCCGCACTGCTGGCGCTGCCGCAAGCCCCTCATCTACAAGGCCGTCTCGTCGTGGTTCGTCCGCGTCACCGAGTTCCGCGACCGGATGGGCGAGCTCAACCAGGACATCACCTGGGTCCCGGAGAACATCAAGGACGGCCAGTTCGGCAAGTGGGTCGGCAACGCCATCGACTGGTCGGTGTCCCGCAACCGCTACTTCGGCACGCCGATCCCGGTGTGGGTCTCCGACGACCCGGCGTACCCGCGGCAGGACGTCTACGGCTCGCTCGAGGAGATCGAGCGCGACTTCGGCCGGCTGCCGCTGAACGGCGACGGCGAGGTCGACCTGCACCGCCCGTTCATCGACGACCTCACCCGGCCGAACCCGGACGACCCCACGGGTGCGTCCACGATGCGCCGCATCACCGACGTGTTCGACGTGTGGTTCGACTCCGGGTCGATGCCGTACGCCCAGGTGCACTACCCGTTCGAGAACCGCGAGTGGTTCGACACCCACAACCCGGCGGACTTCATCGTCGAGTACATCGGGCAGACCCGCGGCTGGTTCTACGTCATGCACGCGCTGTCGACGGCGCTGTTCGACCGTCCGGCGTTCCGCAACGTGGTCAGCCACGGCATCGTGCTCGGCTCCGACGGGCAGAAGATGTCGAAGTCGCTCCGGAACTACCCGGACGTCTCCGAGGTGTTCGACCGCGACGGCGCCGACGCGATGCGCTGGTTCCTGATGTCGTCGTCGGTGATCCGTGGTGGCAACCTCGTCGTCACCGAGGAGGGCATCCGCCAGGGCGTCCGCGAGTTCCTGCTGCCGTTCTGGTCGACGTACTACTTCTTCACGCTGTACGCGAACGCGTCGGGCGACGACGGCGCAGCGACATCCGAGGGGTACGGGGCCTCGCGCAGCACCACGAGCACCGACGTGCTCGACCGGTACCTCCTCGCGAAGACCCGCGTGCTCGTCGAGGACGTCACGAAGCACCTCGACGCGCTCGACACCCCGCTCGCCGCGCAGGCCATCCGCGACTTCGCCGACGTGCTGACGAACTGGTACGTCCGGCGCTCGCGGGACAAGTTCTGGCTCGGCGCCGGATCGTCGGAGTCCGCGAAGGCCGCGTTCGACACGCTGTACACCGTGCTCGAGACGCTCGCCCGGGTCGCCGCCCCGCTCGCACCCCTCGTCACCGAGGAGGTCTGGAAGGGCCTGACCGGTGGTCGCAGCGTGCACCTGGAGGACTTCCCGGACGCGTCCGAGTTCCCCGCGGACGACGCCCTCGTGGCCGCGATGGACCGCGTCCGCGACGTCGCCTCGAAGGGGCTCGCGCTCCGCAAGGCCACCGGCAAGCGCGTCCGGCTGCCGCTCGCGACGCTGACGCTCGTGGTGCCGGACACCGCCGCCGTCGAGCCGTTCGTGGACATCCTCCGCGACGAGCTCAACGTCAAGCGGGTCGTCCTCGAGCCCCAGGCGGAGGAGTCCCTCGCGCAGTACGGCATCGAGCGGAAGCTCACCGTCAACGCCCGCGCCGCCGGTCCCCGCATCGGCAAGCAGGTGCAGCAGGTCATCCCGGCCGCCAAGAAGGGCGACTGGGTCGCGACCGAGTCCGGCGTCACCGTCGGCGGGATCGACCTGGTCGAGGGCGAGTACACGCTCGACCTCACCGTGGCCGACGAGGCGACCGTGGTGGCCTTCCTCGACGAGGGCGGATTCGTGGTGCTCGACACCGTGACCACCCCGGAGCTCGAGGCCGAGGGCCTCGCCCGCGACGTCGTCCGTGCCGTGCAGCAGGCCCGGCGCGAGGCCGACCTCGACGTCAGCGACCGCATCGTCCTGACGCTCCGTGCGGACGAGACGGCCGAGGCAGCGGTGCAGGCGCACCAGGAGCTGATCGCGAACGAGACCCTGACGACGACGCTGCAGCTGGTGGCCGCCGTGTTCGCGGAGGACGACCCGGCCACCGAGGTCGGTGACGGGGCGAAGGTGACCGTGGAGGTGGAGCGCGCATGA